The following coding sequences are from one Rhodothermia bacterium window:
- a CDS encoding pseudouridine-5'-phosphate glycosidase — protein sequence MQPIVALESTVISHGLPYPQNLQLAHSLEAIIRHEGARPATIGIVEGNIIAGLNEAQIRLLATSKEVRKVSRRDLPIVVARRLNGATTVATTMWAAHRAGIAVFATGGIGGVHRGAGELGVGSMDISADLQELAQTPVTVVCAGAKAILDLPATLEYLETYGITVIGYQTHEFPAFYSRESGLTVDVRCDTPQEVAEIIKAKKYLNLPGGILVAVPIPEEAAIPRGEIEPIIAEAIEEAEFHKLRSAAVTPFLLKKIAEMTGERSLEANLALLQNNARVAAQIARAVTGLV from the coding sequence ATGCAACCCATCGTCGCTTTAGAATCTACCGTCATTAGTCACGGCTTGCCTTATCCCCAGAACCTACAATTGGCGCACAGCCTCGAAGCCATCATTCGTCATGAAGGAGCACGTCCTGCGACGATTGGTATTGTCGAGGGTAATATAATCGCCGGATTGAATGAGGCACAAATTCGCCTTTTGGCCACTTCAAAAGAGGTGCGGAAGGTGAGCCGCCGCGATTTACCGATTGTGGTTGCCAGAAGGTTAAATGGTGCCACTACCGTTGCCACGACCATGTGGGCAGCACATCGTGCCGGAATCGCGGTTTTCGCAACAGGAGGAATTGGAGGTGTTCATCGAGGAGCCGGTGAATTGGGAGTAGGTAGCATGGACATCAGTGCAGATTTGCAAGAATTGGCACAGACCCCTGTGACGGTGGTGTGTGCCGGCGCAAAGGCCATTTTAGACTTACCGGCCACATTAGAGTATTTAGAGACTTATGGTATTACCGTTATTGGTTATCAAACCCATGAATTTCCGGCATTTTACAGCAGAGAAAGCGGCCTAACGGTGGACGTCCGCTGCGATACTCCGCAAGAAGTGGCCGAAATTATCAAGGCCAAAAAATACCTCAACTTGCCCGGAGGCATTTTGGTTGCCGTCCCCATACCCGAAGAGGCTGCAATTCCGCGCGGGGAAATTGAACCAATCATCGCAGAAGCCATTGAAGAGGCCGAATTTCACAAGTTGCGGTCAGCCGCAGTAACGCCTTTTCTCCTCAAAAAAATTGCAGAGATGACCGGAGAACGTAGCCTTGAAGCCAATTTAGCCCTTTTGCAGAACAATGCCCGTGTGGCTGCACAAATTGCCCGTGCCGTTACGGGCCTCGTTTGA
- a CDS encoding Rpn family recombination-promoting nuclease/putative transposase: protein MALARLDNEVFFKKAFTDPFVFRSFVKDIVGIEVDPETIETEKSFQPKLGHINFKYDIFAEDKKKRVIIEIQKVEYDHNFDRFLHYHLQAITEQQRSSEDYSVDRTVYTIVVMTAPYRMNPKTHELYKDEVLISSLNPKNLKGIERKLFNHELIYLNPNYKGADTPSNYRDWLDLIYESIHSPADPKVNITHAGIKRVTELINQDNISPEEWEAAKFEASRQKVLKLEREAGIEIGLELGLEKGREEGLEKGREEGKVEVALNLLKQGVPDVVVAAATGLSLTQLDGLRKQQKE from the coding sequence ATGGCACTAGCACGATTAGACAATGAGGTATTTTTCAAGAAAGCGTTCACGGATCCGTTCGTATTTCGTTCTTTTGTGAAGGATATTGTAGGGATTGAGGTTGATCCCGAAACGATAGAGACGGAGAAGTCGTTTCAGCCGAAGCTTGGTCATATCAACTTTAAGTATGATATTTTTGCAGAGGACAAGAAAAAGCGTGTGATTATTGAGATTCAGAAGGTTGAGTATGACCACAATTTTGATCGTTTTCTGCATTATCATCTTCAAGCAATCACGGAGCAGCAACGTAGTTCAGAGGATTATTCGGTAGATCGTACGGTTTATACGATCGTGGTTATGACGGCTCCTTATCGTATGAACCCGAAGACCCATGAGCTTTACAAAGATGAAGTATTGATTTCGAGTTTGAATCCAAAGAATTTGAAAGGGATTGAACGTAAGCTTTTTAACCATGAGTTGATTTACCTGAATCCGAATTACAAGGGTGCTGATACGCCATCCAACTACCGTGATTGGTTAGATTTGATTTATGAAAGCATCCACAGCCCGGCAGACCCGAAGGTGAATATCACGCATGCGGGCATCAAACGTGTGACGGAGCTAATCAACCAAGACAATATTAGTCCGGAGGAATGGGAGGCGGCGAAGTTTGAAGCCTCTCGCCAGAAAGTGCTGAAACTTGAACGTGAAGCAGGTATTGAAATAGGCTTAGAACTTGGTTTAGAAAAAGGTCGTGAGGAAGGTTTGGAAAAAGGTCGTGAGGAAGGTAAAGTAGAAGTTGCATTGAATTTGTTAAAGCAAGGTGTACCAGATGTGGTTGTAGCAGCTGCAACGGGCCTAAGCCTTACACAACTCGATGGGTTACGCAAGCAACAAAAGGAGTAA
- a CDS encoding methylmalonyl-CoA mutase family protein yields MSQFPLRFVTATSLFDGHDAAINIMRRILQDQGAEVIHLGHDRSVADIVQTAIQEDADAVAVSSYQGGHMEFFRYMYDEFQRLGVGHIRIFGGGGGVIVQSEIEELHQYGIARIFSPEDGMKMGLEGMIAYMMTDCRSMGRKAKYQPINLEERWIKIAHDLSLLEEGGTPDLVGIVPHAPVLGITGTGGAGKSTLTDELVNRYLSDFEDRSVAVLSVDPTQSRTGGALLGDRIRMNTAYGTFADRLFMRSFATRAAHRSVTDALKDAVRLCQNAGFDLVVLETAGIGQSDTEITSFADVTVYVMTSEFGAPTQLEKIGMLDVADLIALNKFEKKGSEDALRDVRKQVQRNRKAWDKPMEAMPVFPTMASHFADLGVTKLYLALLEALGRKTQKSNFWQSNKFAGQENAVVFAHKNQVIPPKRIRYLGEIAETVRNYHEWAEEQIVFARKWGQVSGVRAQVEAWSPEDKEHLLAKMDEMVAHWWGKLAYPCQQILSNWDQMTAQYRQESSVYQVRGKEIRTPQFSMSLSGLKIPLVALPRMEDAGERLRFALKENIPGFFPFTSGVFPFKRTNEDPTRMFAGEGGPERTNKRFHLVSQGMPAKRLSTAFDSVTLYGRDPRIRPDIYGKIGNAGVSIATLDDMKKLYSGFDLCDPATSVSMTINGPAPMVLAMYMNTAIDQQVEQFLRNEGKWEDIEAWKITQNRAVSYCPYESEELPEGHNGSGLGLLGFSADELIEAGFLSNKAYLAIRSKTLSTVRGTVQADILKEDQAQNTCIFSTEFGLRMMGDVQQYFIDHQVRNYYSVSISGYHIAEAGANPISQLAFTLSNGFTLLEYYRSRGMNVDDFAPNFSFFFSNGLDPEYTVIGRVARRIWAIALRKLYGANERSQKLKYHIQTSGRSLHAQEIQFNDIRTTLQALLAIYDHCNSLHTNAYDEAITTPTEESVRRAMAIQLIINRELGLAKNENPLQGSFIVEELTELVEDAVLLEFERISDRGGVLGAMETMYQRGKIQEESLYYEHLKHAGTLPIIGVNTFKAKETERASVKVPLMRSTETEKQQQIKNLQQFHFRNTAKSMQALAALKEVALEGGNIFAQLMETVKVCSLGQITEALFEVGGRYRRNM; encoded by the coding sequence ATGAGTCAATTTCCTTTACGATTTGTAACGGCTACCAGCCTATTTGATGGCCATGATGCCGCCATTAATATCATGCGTCGGATTCTCCAAGACCAAGGTGCGGAAGTCATCCACTTAGGGCACGACCGTTCGGTTGCGGATATTGTCCAAACTGCCATCCAAGAAGACGCCGATGCCGTGGCTGTTTCTTCCTATCAAGGTGGACACATGGAGTTTTTTCGGTACATGTACGACGAGTTTCAGCGATTGGGCGTTGGACATATTCGGATTTTTGGCGGCGGAGGTGGCGTTATCGTCCAATCGGAAATTGAGGAACTCCACCAATATGGAATCGCCCGCATTTTTTCGCCTGAAGATGGGATGAAGATGGGACTTGAAGGCATGATTGCGTATATGATGACGGATTGCCGGAGCATGGGGCGGAAAGCAAAATATCAACCTATTAACCTTGAGGAAAGATGGATTAAAATTGCACATGACCTGAGTCTCTTGGAAGAAGGTGGTACGCCGGATTTGGTTGGTATAGTGCCACATGCACCGGTTTTGGGAATAACCGGTACGGGTGGTGCTGGGAAATCCACCTTAACAGATGAGTTGGTTAATCGCTATTTATCCGATTTTGAAGACCGAAGTGTGGCCGTTCTTTCCGTAGATCCCACACAATCTCGTACAGGCGGGGCGTTGCTCGGCGACCGGATTCGGATGAATACAGCTTATGGGACTTTTGCGGATAGGCTTTTTATGAGGTCATTTGCAACAAGGGCGGCTCACCGATCGGTCACGGATGCCCTTAAAGATGCGGTTAGGCTTTGCCAAAATGCTGGATTTGATCTGGTTGTGCTCGAAACGGCGGGTATAGGGCAATCTGACACCGAAATTACGTCTTTTGCAGATGTAACGGTCTATGTGATGACCTCGGAGTTTGGCGCACCAACACAATTGGAGAAAATTGGGATGTTGGATGTCGCCGACTTAATTGCGCTCAATAAGTTTGAGAAAAAAGGTTCGGAAGATGCCTTGCGGGATGTTCGCAAACAGGTACAACGCAATCGAAAAGCATGGGATAAGCCAATGGAGGCCATGCCCGTTTTCCCGACGATGGCTTCTCATTTTGCCGATTTGGGAGTTACCAAACTTTATTTGGCCTTACTTGAGGCATTGGGTAGGAAAACGCAAAAATCCAACTTTTGGCAATCGAATAAGTTTGCGGGACAAGAAAATGCCGTTGTTTTTGCGCATAAAAACCAAGTGATTCCACCCAAACGTATTCGTTATTTAGGTGAAATTGCGGAAACCGTCCGGAACTACCATGAGTGGGCGGAGGAGCAAATTGTTTTTGCCCGCAAATGGGGACAAGTTTCAGGGGTGCGGGCACAAGTAGAGGCGTGGTCGCCAGAGGATAAAGAACACCTTTTGGCAAAAATGGATGAAATGGTTGCACATTGGTGGGGTAAATTGGCTTATCCGTGCCAGCAAATTTTGTCAAATTGGGATCAAATGACGGCCCAATACCGGCAAGAGTCTTCTGTATATCAGGTTCGCGGGAAAGAAATTCGGACACCACAATTCTCAATGTCGCTTTCTGGCCTGAAGATTCCGCTTGTTGCCTTGCCGCGTATGGAAGATGCTGGGGAGAGGTTGCGGTTTGCGCTAAAGGAAAATATCCCGGGATTTTTCCCCTTTACTTCGGGCGTTTTTCCGTTTAAACGCACAAATGAAGACCCAACGCGGATGTTTGCGGGGGAAGGTGGGCCAGAACGTACCAACAAACGGTTTCATTTGGTCTCGCAAGGGATGCCCGCCAAACGCCTTTCTACGGCCTTCGACTCTGTTACGCTCTATGGAAGGGATCCACGTATTCGCCCTGATATCTACGGAAAAATTGGGAATGCTGGCGTATCTATTGCAACCTTGGACGACATGAAAAAACTCTATTCGGGCTTTGATTTGTGTGATCCAGCCACCAGTGTTTCCATGACCATCAATGGGCCGGCTCCAATGGTTCTGGCGATGTATATGAATACTGCAATAGACCAGCAAGTGGAGCAATTCTTGAGAAATGAAGGCAAATGGGAAGATATTGAAGCATGGAAGATTACTCAAAACCGAGCGGTATCCTATTGTCCTTACGAGTCGGAGGAACTCCCTGAAGGGCATAATGGGAGCGGCTTGGGATTGTTGGGCTTTAGTGCGGATGAGTTGATTGAAGCGGGCTTTTTGTCTAACAAAGCATACCTTGCCATACGTTCCAAAACCCTTTCTACAGTGAGAGGAACGGTTCAAGCGGACATTTTAAAGGAAGATCAAGCACAAAATACCTGCATTTTTAGTACGGAATTTGGCCTGCGTATGATGGGCGACGTCCAACAGTACTTCATAGACCATCAGGTGAGGAATTATTATTCCGTTTCCATTTCGGGTTATCATATCGCAGAAGCTGGGGCAAATCCCATTTCTCAGTTGGCGTTTACGTTATCGAATGGTTTCACCCTTTTGGAATATTATCGTAGTCGTGGCATGAATGTGGATGACTTTGCGCCCAACTTCTCGTTTTTCTTTTCCAATGGCTTAGATCCTGAATATACCGTTATTGGCCGGGTGGCAAGACGAATCTGGGCCATTGCGCTCCGAAAGTTATATGGCGCAAACGAACGAAGTCAAAAATTAAAGTACCATATTCAAACATCTGGCAGGAGTTTACATGCCCAAGAAATTCAGTTTAACGACATCCGAACCACGCTTCAAGCGCTCTTGGCCATTTACGACCATTGCAATTCGTTGCATACCAATGCGTATGATGAAGCCATAACCACCCCGACGGAGGAGTCTGTGCGGCGAGCGATGGCCATTCAGTTGATTATTAACCGCGAATTGGGTCTGGCCAAAAACGAAAACCCACTTCAGGGATCGTTTATCGTAGAAGAACTTACTGAATTGGTAGAGGATGCGGTCTTGTTGGAGTTTGAGCGGATTTCGGATCGTGGTGGGGTTTTGGGCGCAATGGAAACCATGTACCAGCGGGGTAAAATTCAGGAGGAAAGCCTTTATTACGAGCATCTCAAACACGCTGGAACGTTGCCCATTATTGGTGTAAATACCTTTAAAGCAAAAGAAACGGAGCGGGCCTCGGTTAAAGTCCCGCTGATGCGCTCCACAGAAACAGAAAAACAGCAACAAATCAAAAATTTACAGCAATTCCACTTTCGTAATACGGCTAAATCTATGCAGGCTTTGGCGGCATTAAAGGAAGTAGCGCTTGAAGGCGGCAATATCTTTGCGCAACTCATGGAAACCGTAAAAGTGTGTAGTCTCGGTCAAATTACGGAGGCACTCTTTGAAGTGGGTGGCCGTTATAGGCGGAATATGTAA
- a CDS encoding esterase family protein — translation MHQEYIKWYSATLGRDMEILRFGHAGTPLLVFPSSMGRFYEWRDFGMMDAMGVQLANGQNQVFCVDSVDRESFYNRNANPYVRIKRHQQYEQYILNEVVPMIRNTSKHDFIMVTGASFGAYHAADMAFKFPWAFGKLIALSGAFDIKMFMDGFYDDNVYFSNPPDFLSGNLSADLLNKIRKLHVILALGEHDPCREANERLSRILHEKGIDHTLEVWEGFGHDWPWWHKMIVKHL, via the coding sequence ATGCATCAAGAATACATTAAGTGGTACAGCGCAACCTTGGGGCGCGATATGGAAATCCTCCGGTTTGGTCATGCCGGAACGCCGTTACTGGTGTTCCCTTCGAGTATGGGACGCTTTTATGAATGGCGGGATTTTGGGATGATGGACGCGATGGGCGTTCAATTGGCCAATGGGCAGAACCAAGTTTTTTGTGTTGATTCGGTTGACCGCGAGAGCTTCTATAACCGCAACGCGAATCCATACGTCCGGATAAAACGTCATCAACAATATGAGCAATATATTTTGAACGAAGTGGTTCCCATGATCCGAAATACATCTAAACATGACTTTATCATGGTAACGGGGGCAAGTTTCGGGGCTTATCATGCGGCTGACATGGCGTTTAAATTCCCTTGGGCATTCGGGAAATTGATTGCACTCAGTGGGGCTTTCGACATCAAAATGTTTATGGATGGGTTCTATGACGATAACGTCTATTTCTCCAATCCACCTGACTTCTTAAGTGGGAACCTAAGTGCCGATTTGCTAAATAAGATTAGAAAACTACATGTTATTTTAGCCTTGGGGGAACACGATCCTTGTCGCGAAGCCAATGAGCGGCTAAGCCGCATCCTACACGAGAAGGGGATTGACCATACCTTGGAGGTTTGGGAGGGATTTGGGCATGATTGGCCTTGGTGGCATAAGATGATCGTAAAACACCTTTAA
- a CDS encoding DUF1080 domain-containing protein — MQKLVYLTCIFLSPLMLSAQTELTKPEQTEQWDPEPRVVTPGKGTKPPSDALVIFDGTSLEGFRDKSGNPPKWELKEGVLTVKGGAGDIWSKASFGSFQLHLEWRTPNESTNLKGQGRGNSGIFLQDRYEIQILNSYENRTYANGQAGSIYKQTPPLSNAMNPMGEWQTYDVIYTAPTFRANGSMANPPFVTVIHNGIVIQNHTPIQGTTEYIGSPQVKAHGDAPIRLQDHGNPVSYRNIWVRPL; from the coding sequence ATGCAAAAACTTGTTTATTTAACCTGCATCTTCCTCTCCCCGCTCATGCTATCTGCACAAACAGAGCTAACCAAACCCGAACAAACCGAGCAATGGGATCCAGAGCCACGTGTGGTGACACCCGGAAAAGGTACAAAACCGCCCTCTGATGCCCTTGTGATCTTCGACGGAACATCATTGGAAGGTTTTCGGGACAAAAGTGGGAACCCACCAAAATGGGAGTTAAAAGAAGGCGTACTCACCGTAAAAGGAGGTGCTGGAGATATTTGGAGCAAAGCCTCTTTTGGTAGTTTTCAGCTTCATTTGGAGTGGAGAACCCCAAACGAGTCCACCAATTTAAAGGGGCAAGGACGCGGAAATAGCGGTATCTTTCTACAAGATCGCTACGAAATTCAGATCCTAAACTCTTATGAAAACAGAACCTATGCCAACGGACAAGCTGGCAGTATTTACAAACAAACTCCACCACTGTCCAATGCAATGAACCCTATGGGCGAGTGGCAAACCTACGACGTTATTTATACCGCACCCACCTTTCGGGCAAATGGTTCAATGGCCAATCCACCCTTTGTCACGGTCATCCACAATGGGATTGTCATCCAAAACCATACACCCATACAAGGAACCACCGAGTATATTGGCTCACCTCAAGTCAAAGCACACGGAGATGCACCCATTCGTTTACAAGACCACGGTAATCCAGTGAGTTATAGAAATATTTGGGTACGCCCCCTCTAA
- a CDS encoding UDP-N-acetylmuramoyl-tripeptide--D-alanyl-D-alanine ligase, producing MKYPKYSKDTRTIRAGDWYVAIRGEVFNGHRFIADAIAKGAVGVIAEEVVKIDVPDVQVVQVENAIEHLVELARERIQKLKPKTIGITGSVGKTSTRTAIAHVVSAAFPVVVPEGNLNTPLGLALTILNGLTQENSVMVLEMGARFVGDIAELTAAFRPDISFVTTVQGVHLETFGSIENIAQEKGMIVEALDESGVACLNYDDPRVRAMKERCKGRVVFYSGHEESVELPATLIPKPYPLLGDHAIYTMLAAYAAGHVLGMSQEVILKQVATLKTEKGRLSKLPARNGGIMIDDTYNASPVATLSALRVLANMKGRRIACLGDMLELGEEEAIGHELVVKEAIEAANICCFVGQRFQAALSILDVQGVYWFPDSQALANAIEMELVFQVGSEDVVLVKGSQGLRMERVAEAVLDPEIHPVEVLVRQEASWKSK from the coding sequence ATGAAGTACCCAAAATACTCTAAAGATACCCGCACCATTCGGGCGGGGGATTGGTATGTGGCCATTCGGGGAGAAGTCTTTAATGGCCATCGGTTTATTGCGGATGCCATTGCTAAGGGTGCAGTGGGGGTGATCGCCGAAGAGGTGGTGAAAATAGATGTACCCGATGTGCAGGTGGTGCAAGTGGAAAACGCAATCGAACATCTTGTGGAACTGGCGCGGGAAAGAATCCAAAAACTCAAACCCAAAACCATCGGGATTACGGGGTCGGTGGGGAAAACGAGTACACGAACGGCTATTGCACATGTCGTTTCCGCAGCGTTTCCGGTGGTTGTGCCAGAAGGAAATCTAAATACACCATTAGGGCTTGCTTTAACGATTTTAAATGGACTTACGCAAGAAAATAGCGTAATGGTCTTAGAGATGGGTGCTCGTTTTGTAGGTGATATCGCCGAATTAACAGCCGCGTTTCGACCAGACATTAGCTTTGTAACTACAGTTCAAGGGGTGCATTTAGAAACATTTGGCAGTATCGAGAATATCGCCCAAGAAAAAGGAATGATTGTAGAGGCGCTCGACGAATCAGGGGTTGCCTGCCTAAACTATGACGACCCGCGTGTACGGGCTATGAAGGAAAGGTGCAAAGGCCGCGTTGTTTTTTATTCGGGTCACGAAGAATCCGTCGAGTTGCCCGCGACTTTAATCCCCAAGCCATACCCTTTGTTGGGCGATCATGCCATTTATACGATGTTGGCGGCGTATGCTGCTGGACATGTTTTGGGGATGTCGCAGGAAGTGATTTTAAAACAGGTTGCGACGTTAAAGACAGAAAAAGGTCGCCTGTCGAAGTTGCCAGCCCGAAATGGCGGGATTATGATTGATGACACCTATAATGCCTCGCCGGTGGCAACCTTGAGCGCTTTGCGGGTTCTGGCTAATATGAAAGGCCGTCGGATTGCTTGTTTGGGCGATATGCTGGAGTTGGGGGAGGAAGAGGCTATCGGCCACGAATTGGTGGTAAAGGAGGCTATAGAAGCTGCAAACATTTGCTGTTTTGTGGGGCAAAGGTTTCAGGCTGCATTGTCTATTTTAGATGTACAGGGCGTGTATTGGTTTCCAGATTCCCAAGCGCTGGCAAATGCCATTGAAATGGAGTTGGTTTTTCAGGTAGGTTCCGAGGATGTGGTTTTGGTGAAAGGCTCGCAAGGCTTGCGTATGGAGCGGGTTGCCGAGGCGGTCTTAGACCCTGAAATCCATCCAGTCGAGGTTTTGGTACGACAAGAGGCTTCTTGGAAGTCTAAATAA
- a CDS encoding exonuclease SbcCD subunit D has product MKILHTADIHIGYENFGRLDPATGLNTRLLDFQRCFNFMVETAIHEKVDVFLFCGDAYRTHDPSPTQQKIFADCLRPLADAGIPMVMLTGNHDQPVSFGKASSISIFEHLTGAVTIFEHPALKVVQTKSGPLQVLGLPWPIRSKLLAKEEYKDKTPSEVRELIEEKYAEFVQIVVENDLDPSLPTVLAAHLTVQGAEMSGSERSSVIQHEPTFLVSHLAYPALDYVALGHIHRFQDRNEGHRPPVVYSSSIERVTFKEADTPKGFVLVEIMGNGHQRQTNYRFVETPARRFVSVMLDVRDTINPTELIVSAIRKQNIEEAIVRVRYEINEDQTNLVDVAAIRAELSKAASIASIERALEVRQVQRTTTLTRDASLKTAMEAYLARHEHLEPLTDDLLEKALALDLELVNETGE; this is encoded by the coding sequence ATGAAAATCCTCCATACCGCTGATATACATATTGGCTACGAAAATTTTGGACGTTTAGACCCCGCTACTGGTCTTAATACGCGCCTATTGGACTTTCAACGCTGTTTCAACTTCATGGTGGAAACCGCCATTCACGAAAAAGTGGATGTGTTTTTGTTCTGCGGCGATGCCTACCGAACCCACGACCCAAGCCCCACACAGCAGAAAATTTTTGCTGATTGTTTGCGACCTCTTGCCGATGCCGGAATTCCAATGGTAATGCTTACGGGGAATCATGATCAACCAGTGTCATTTGGAAAGGCTTCTTCCATCTCAATTTTTGAGCATCTGACGGGAGCCGTTACGATTTTTGAACATCCCGCTTTAAAGGTCGTCCAAACCAAGTCGGGGCCACTTCAGGTGCTGGGTTTGCCTTGGCCGATCCGTTCTAAACTTCTGGCAAAAGAGGAGTACAAAGACAAAACCCCCTCGGAGGTTAGGGAGTTGATTGAGGAGAAATACGCCGAGTTTGTACAAATTGTGGTGGAAAATGACTTAGACCCGAGCCTGCCAACCGTATTGGCTGCGCACCTAACCGTTCAAGGGGCGGAAATGTCGGGTTCTGAAAGGAGTAGTGTCATTCAACATGAACCCACGTTTTTGGTAAGCCACTTGGCATATCCAGCATTGGATTATGTGGCTTTGGGGCATATCCATCGGTTTCAAGACCGGAATGAAGGCCATAGGCCGCCTGTAGTGTATTCCTCCAGTATCGAACGGGTTACGTTTAAAGAAGCCGACACCCCGAAAGGTTTTGTATTGGTGGAGATCATGGGCAATGGTCATCAACGCCAAACGAATTACCGTTTTGTCGAGACGCCTGCCCGTCGTTTTGTCTCGGTAATGTTAGATGTGCGGGACACCATCAATCCCACCGAGTTGATTGTTAGCGCCATCCGAAAACAGAACATTGAAGAAGCCATCGTTAGAGTACGCTATGAAATCAACGAAGACCAAACCAATTTGGTGGATGTGGCGGCAATTCGTGCCGAATTGAGCAAAGCCGCTTCAATTGCCTCTATTGAGCGGGCTTTAGAGGTGCGACAAGTGCAACGCACAACCACGCTTACCCGCGATGCAAGCCTCAAAACGGCTATGGAAGCCTATCTAGCCCGCCACGAACACCTCGAACCTCTAACCGATGACCTCCTTGAAAAAGCCCTCGCCTTAGACCTGGAGCTTGTTAATGAAACGGGGGAATAA